In the Deinococcus ficus genome, one interval contains:
- a CDS encoding P-loop ATPase, Sll1717 family: MKQLGSVNDFGSVDADNDRLLREAFEDHEAYKNVLNRSRFLVIGRKGTGKTAIYRKLITLNSHDTFTYGFTFVDYPWHLHDIQTKMGVPEFEKYKHSWTYFILMSLSKLILNYDQSIPASQEALDSSAILENFVLDTYGSRDVDITRVFTPAYSIKWNASVEANAGFAKAGASTQNVPMKELPSIISEVNSTIMFHTLRSLNPDHKYIIAFDQLDYGFKPSDETYKQRIIGLILAAKELNNAAREEGINLLVTVFLRDDIYSILQFEDKNKVTVNFVSLIEWDTPRTNHTLKNLMERRFLELLREGGESVDWDNVFDETREMPGRQAKYKYILDRTFNRPRDMIMFCNSILSKYKDRGGVRDVPNKFNNADINDAKADYSTYFLNEIDDEVHKHIPDYKRYLDVIRRVGVWYFDLEDFSHSMTIEFGPGKDHVQALKDLFEFSIIGFLRSGGRAGGTTTIYKYKEPNVSFDHAAKRFRVHPGLIEVLDLRRNNANNDTDDE; this comes from the coding sequence ATGAAGCAATTGGGCTCTGTTAATGACTTTGGATCCGTAGATGCTGACAACGATAGACTTTTAAGAGAGGCATTTGAGGATCACGAGGCATATAAGAATGTTCTCAATCGTAGCCGTTTTTTGGTGATCGGCAGGAAAGGAACAGGTAAAACAGCGATTTATAGGAAGCTAATAACCCTAAATTCGCATGATACTTTTACATATGGATTTACTTTCGTAGACTACCCATGGCATCTACATGACATTCAGACGAAAATGGGCGTTCCAGAATTCGAAAAATATAAGCACAGTTGGACATACTTTATTCTAATGAGTCTTTCAAAACTGATATTAAATTATGATCAGTCTATTCCTGCTAGCCAAGAGGCTTTAGATTCTTCCGCAATTCTCGAGAATTTTGTATTAGATACTTACGGTAGTCGAGATGTGGACATTACTAGGGTTTTTACTCCAGCATACTCCATTAAATGGAATGCTTCTGTCGAGGCAAATGCAGGATTTGCTAAAGCTGGGGCAAGTACTCAGAACGTTCCTATGAAGGAGCTTCCCTCAATAATCTCAGAAGTAAATAGTACGATAATGTTTCACACATTACGCTCCCTCAATCCTGATCACAAATATATAATTGCATTCGATCAGCTTGATTACGGTTTTAAGCCATCAGACGAAACATATAAACAGCGTATAATTGGACTCATTCTTGCAGCAAAGGAGTTGAATAATGCAGCCAGAGAAGAGGGAATTAATCTACTAGTTACTGTCTTTCTCCGGGATGATATATATTCAATCCTTCAATTTGAAGATAAAAACAAAGTCACAGTCAATTTTGTATCTCTTATTGAATGGGATACTCCACGCACCAACCACACTCTCAAAAATCTAATGGAAAGGAGATTCCTTGAGCTTCTAAGAGAAGGCGGGGAATCGGTCGATTGGGATAATGTTTTTGATGAAACCCGCGAAATGCCGGGACGTCAAGCCAAATATAAATATATCTTAGATCGAACTTTTAACAGACCGCGAGATATGATTATGTTTTGCAATTCTATCTTATCCAAGTATAAGGATAGAGGTGGAGTTAGGGATGTTCCAAACAAGTTCAATAATGCCGATATCAACGACGCAAAGGCAGATTACAGCACCTATTTTCTAAACGAAATCGACGACGAGGTACATAAGCACATACCTGACTACAAGAGATATCTAGATGTTATCAGGAGAGTAGGCGTATGGTACTTCGACTTAGAGGATTTTTCTCACTCAATGACCATCGAATTTGGTCCAGGCAAAGATCACGTCCAAGCTTTAAAAGATCTTTTCGAATTTTCAATTATCGGCTTCCTGCGGTCAGGTGGTCGCGCTGGGGGAACCACAACTATTTACAAGTACAAAGAGCCGAACGTTAGCTTTGACCATGCTGCCAAAAGATTCCGTGTTCATCCAGGCCTGATTGAGGTTCTTGATTTAAGAAGGAACAATGCTAACAACGATACAGATGACGAATGA
- a CDS encoding tyrosine-type recombinase/integrase, which produces MLISTLYDHFAYHLRIKRRSPHTIGFYDVSKRTLLRYLAETAHAADTDSVTVMELRGFLMWLEGQGLGVGGIHAHARAVKAVFNWAYREEMLEKNPAKRLELPTLPRERQPTVTVETVQKLLKACKDVEQPLRDKAMVLMLFDTGLRVHELLGLTLDQLHFERGLVQVMGKGQKERFVPIGSKTMSAVHAYIRRERRQKHAGIRALFLNRCGEGLTRAGVGIRLFKLAQASGIKREACAPHAFRRGFAVEFLRNGGDVFTLQQIMGHSSLDMTRRYVTFLDDDLKAAHLRFSPVDRL; this is translated from the coding sequence ATGCTGATTTCGACGCTGTACGACCACTTCGCCTACCACCTGCGGATCAAGCGCAGAAGCCCCCATACCATCGGCTTCTACGACGTGTCCAAACGCACGCTGTTGAGGTACCTGGCCGAGACTGCCCATGCTGCCGATACGGACTCTGTAACGGTCATGGAGCTGCGGGGGTTCCTGATGTGGCTGGAAGGTCAGGGGCTAGGAGTGGGAGGCATTCATGCCCATGCCAGAGCCGTTAAGGCGGTGTTCAATTGGGCTTACCGGGAAGAGATGCTGGAGAAGAATCCGGCAAAGCGTCTAGAGCTTCCTACCCTCCCTAGAGAGCGTCAGCCGACTGTCACCGTTGAGACTGTGCAGAAGCTGCTCAAGGCCTGCAAAGACGTCGAGCAACCGCTCCGGGATAAGGCCATGGTGCTCATGCTGTTCGACACTGGCTTGAGGGTTCACGAGCTTCTGGGGCTGACATTGGATCAGCTCCACTTTGAGCGCGGGCTTGTGCAGGTGATGGGGAAGGGACAGAAGGAACGGTTTGTTCCCATTGGCTCCAAGACCATGAGCGCAGTCCACGCCTATATCCGGCGTGAGCGACGGCAGAAGCATGCCGGGATCAGAGCCTTGTTCCTCAATCGGTGTGGTGAGGGGCTTACCCGAGCAGGGGTTGGTATCCGGCTTTTCAAGCTGGCTCAAGCAAGCGGCATCAAGCGGGAAGCGTGTGCGCCTCACGCCTTCCGCAGAGGGTTCGCTGTGGAGTTCCTTCGCAATGGAGGGGACGTGTTCACGTTGCAGCAGATCATGGGACACAGCTCGTTGGATATGACCCGTCGGTACGTGACCTTTCTTGACGATGACCTCAAGGCAGCCCACCTGCGCTTCTCGCCTGTGGACAGGCTCTAG
- the dgt gene encoding dGTP triphosphohydrolase, which translates to MSTREAGSGGRVTALVTRQDLEAREADTLAPYATLSRDHAGREHPEPESAGRTAFQKDRDRVLHTPAFRRLEAKTQVFLNFSQAASADHYRTRLTHTLEVQQVARSVAVNLGLNETLAEAVALAHDLGHPPFGHAGERLLDSLLAADGGFNHNTQARRIVTELERHSRHFPGLNLTRDTLDGLNKHQRDGLGQPSLEAQLVDAADALAYTAHDLDDGLRSGLLTPDQLMDLPLWQELLARTGVNAPPLTSLDRRMLHRELLGWLITDLTEASARSIQDSGVQTAAQARAWPHRLITYSDPMRALLRDTGTFLRERLYRHWRVEMQVEQAQRTLHTLFHAYLNRPGMLPPQARVNAERHGLPRAICDQIAGMTDRYALETHAALTPPAATPSWPH; encoded by the coding sequence ATGAGCACGCGCGAAGCGGGAAGCGGGGGACGGGTCACGGCCCTCGTCACGCGCCAGGACCTCGAAGCCCGCGAGGCCGACACCCTCGCCCCGTACGCCACCCTCAGCCGTGACCACGCCGGCCGCGAACACCCGGAACCCGAAAGTGCGGGCCGCACCGCCTTCCAGAAAGACCGCGACCGGGTGCTGCACACCCCCGCCTTCCGCCGCCTGGAAGCCAAGACGCAGGTGTTCCTGAACTTCTCGCAGGCGGCCAGCGCCGACCACTACCGCACCCGCCTCACCCACACCCTTGAAGTGCAGCAGGTCGCCCGCAGCGTCGCCGTGAACCTCGGCCTGAACGAGACGCTGGCCGAGGCCGTCGCCCTGGCCCACGACCTCGGGCACCCCCCCTTCGGGCACGCCGGGGAACGCCTGCTGGACAGCCTCCTCGCCGCGGACGGGGGCTTCAACCACAATACCCAGGCCCGCCGGATCGTCACGGAACTCGAACGGCACTCCCGGCACTTCCCCGGCCTGAACCTGACCCGCGACACGCTGGACGGCCTGAACAAACACCAACGCGACGGCCTGGGCCAGCCCAGCCTGGAAGCGCAACTCGTGGACGCCGCCGACGCCCTGGCCTACACCGCGCACGACCTGGACGACGGCCTGCGCAGCGGCCTGCTCACCCCGGACCAGCTGATGGACCTGCCGCTCTGGCAGGAGCTCCTGGCCCGCACCGGCGTGAACGCCCCGCCCCTCACGTCCCTGGACCGCCGCATGCTGCACCGCGAACTGCTGGGCTGGCTGATCACCGACCTCACCGAAGCCAGCGCCCGCAGCATTCAGGACAGCGGCGTGCAAACCGCCGCGCAGGCCCGCGCGTGGCCGCACCGCCTCATCACGTACAGCGACCCCATGCGCGCCCTGCTGCGCGACACCGGCACGTTCCTGCGCGAGCGACTGTACCGTCACTGGCGCGTGGAAATGCAGGTGGAGCAGGCGCAGCGCACGCTGCACACCCTGTTCCACGCCTACCTGAACCGCCCGGGCATGCTGCCCCCCCAGGCCCGCGTCAACGCCGAGCGTCACGGCCTGCCGCGCGCCATCTGTGACCAGATCGCCGGCATGACCGACCGCTACGCCCTGGAAACCCATGCCGCCCTCACGCCCCCTGCCGCCACCCCCAGCTGGCCCCACTGA
- a CDS encoding NUDIX domain-containing protein, translating into MTSGNGGAETQVVYDGHIVRLELLDGKWEVVRHRDAVSVLVLNEHGEMLLVRQTRRALGTVTVEAPAGLIDAGETPEQAARRELQEEAGLDGDVTLLTRFYASPGFCDEQLFIFRARNLRESRLPMDEDEDIETLWMTPEAVLAGLRDGTLVGSATTVVAAQFARLEALGAAQEHAPS; encoded by the coding sequence ATGACGAGCGGGAATGGCGGCGCAGAAACGCAGGTGGTGTACGACGGGCACATCGTCCGCCTGGAACTGCTGGACGGCAAGTGGGAGGTCGTGCGGCACCGGGACGCGGTATCCGTGCTCGTCCTGAACGAGCACGGCGAGATGCTGCTGGTCAGGCAGACCCGCCGGGCGCTGGGCACCGTGACGGTGGAGGCGCCCGCCGGCCTGATCGACGCCGGGGAGACGCCCGAGCAGGCCGCGCGCCGCGAACTGCAGGAGGAAGCCGGGCTGGACGGCGACGTGACGCTCCTGACGCGGTTTTACGCCAGTCCCGGCTTCTGCGACGAGCAGCTGTTCATCTTCCGGGCGCGGAACCTGCGCGAGTCGCGCTTGCCGATGGATGAGGACGAGGACATCGAGACGCTGTGGATGACGCCGGAGGCGGTCCTGGCCGGCCTGCGGGACGGGACGCTGGTGGGGAGCGCCACCACGGTCGTCGCAGCGCAGTTCGCGCGGCTGGAGGCCCTGGGGGCCGCGCAGGAGCACGCGCCGTCATGA
- the ribF gene encoding riboflavin biosynthesis protein RibF, with product MKTFVSPAQRPDTGTVVAIGSFDGVHLGHQALIAQLKARSRIHRVPSVVYTFDPPTRVLTQGVEFLCTLPEKLELLQRYGVDETVAVPFTAEFASRPKDEFLNDLRLLRPHVIVVGEDFHFGRGRAGGVEDLRAVAPVEVVPIHGLSGEDIKSTRIREYLREGDVAGARRLLGRHYDAQGVVVQGDQLGRTIGWPTANIRVPEGKALPLGVFAVVVLGPRGERWHGMANVGMRPTVNGTERRFEVHLFGVQQDLYGQELHVKFFTHLRGEQKFSGLDELKAQLSRDAAAAQTALRDA from the coding sequence ATGAAGACCTTCGTGTCCCCTGCCCAGCGGCCCGACACGGGCACCGTGGTCGCCATCGGGTCCTTCGACGGCGTGCACCTGGGCCACCAGGCCCTGATCGCGCAGCTGAAGGCCCGGTCCCGCATTCACCGGGTGCCGAGCGTGGTGTACACCTTCGACCCGCCCACGCGGGTGCTCACGCAGGGCGTGGAGTTCCTGTGCACCCTGCCGGAGAAACTGGAGCTGCTGCAGCGTTACGGCGTGGACGAGACGGTCGCAGTGCCCTTCACAGCGGAATTCGCGTCCCGGCCGAAGGACGAGTTCCTGAACGACCTGCGCCTGCTGCGCCCGCACGTGATCGTGGTCGGGGAGGACTTCCACTTCGGGCGGGGCCGCGCCGGGGGCGTGGAGGACCTGCGGGCGGTCGCGCCGGTGGAGGTGGTGCCCATTCACGGCCTGAGCGGCGAGGACATCAAGAGCACCCGCATCCGCGAGTACCTGCGCGAAGGGGACGTGGCCGGCGCCCGGCGGCTGCTGGGCCGGCATTACGACGCGCAGGGCGTGGTGGTGCAGGGCGACCAGCTGGGCCGCACGATCGGGTGGCCCACCGCGAACATCCGCGTGCCGGAAGGCAAGGCGCTGCCGCTCGGGGTGTTCGCGGTGGTGGTGCTGGGGCCGCGCGGGGAACGCTGGCACGGCATGGCGAACGTCGGCATGCGGCCCACCGTGAACGGCACCGAACGCCGCTTCGAGGTGCACCTGTTCGGCGTGCAGCAGGACCTGTACGGGCAGGAGCTGCACGTCAAGTTCTTTACGCACCTGCGCGGCGAGCAGAAGTTCAGCGGCCTGGACGAACTGAAAGCGCAGCTGAGCCGGGACGCCGCGGCCGCCCAGACGGCCCTCCGCGACGCCTGA
- a CDS encoding DUF7079 family protein translates to MPADLDLSARRAAWAALSELFLDTEPDLDGIARALAATGLSVAQLEVVLRREVAPVLGPNLLSVAGVWQAFDLTPVEERFRAGRARATLGGWWALRAVRADWARIVAALS, encoded by the coding sequence GTGCCGGCCGACCTGGACCTGAGCGCCCGCCGCGCGGCGTGGGCGGCCCTGTCCGAGCTGTTCCTGGACACCGAACCGGACCTGGACGGCATCGCCCGCGCCCTGGCGGCCACGGGCCTGAGCGTGGCGCAGCTGGAGGTGGTCCTGCGCCGGGAGGTGGCGCCGGTCCTCGGCCCGAACCTGCTGAGCGTGGCGGGGGTGTGGCAGGCGTTCGACCTCACGCCCGTGGAGGAGCGGTTCCGGGCAGGGCGGGCGCGGGCCACGCTGGGTGGCTGGTGGGCGCTGCGGGCCGTCCGGGCGGACTGGGCGCGGATCGTGGCGGCGCTCTCCTGA
- a CDS encoding 1,4-dihydroxy-6-naphthoate synthase yields the protein MTEPTSALPAVLDLGYSLCPNDTFIFHALHAGLTPSPLPVREVLEDVQTLNDWAVAGRLPMTKISYRAYFGVMDRYVALRAGGALGRGVGPLIVTREALGDLNGVRVASPGALTTAELLLRMMYPQVEVVRMRYDEVMPAVQRGEYSGAPLAAGLIIHESRFTYPSFGLLKHLDLGAWWEGETGLPLPLGAILVRRDLPAQMQWALNGAVRESLEYAYAHPDASKEYVRQHAAELSDEVMQAHIDLYVNRFSLDVDEEGERAVRELHRRAVAVGAVPASGLPLFVSAP from the coding sequence ATGACCGAGCCGACCTCCGCCCTGCCCGCCGTGCTGGACCTGGGCTACTCCCTGTGCCCGAACGACACGTTCATCTTTCACGCGCTGCACGCCGGCCTGACGCCGTCGCCGCTGCCGGTGCGGGAGGTGCTGGAGGACGTGCAGACCCTGAACGACTGGGCGGTCGCGGGACGCCTGCCCATGACGAAGATCAGTTACCGGGCGTACTTCGGCGTGATGGACCGCTATGTGGCGCTGCGGGCCGGGGGCGCGCTGGGGCGCGGCGTGGGCCCGCTCATCGTGACGCGGGAGGCGCTGGGCGACCTGAACGGCGTGCGGGTGGCCTCCCCGGGTGCCCTGACGACCGCGGAACTGCTGCTGCGGATGATGTACCCGCAGGTCGAGGTGGTCCGCATGCGCTACGACGAGGTCATGCCGGCCGTGCAGCGCGGCGAGTACAGCGGGGCGCCCCTGGCGGCGGGCCTGATCATTCACGAGTCGCGGTTCACGTACCCCTCGTTCGGGCTGCTCAAACATCTGGACCTCGGCGCGTGGTGGGAGGGCGAGACGGGCCTGCCGCTGCCGCTGGGGGCGATCCTGGTGCGCCGGGACCTGCCGGCCCAGATGCAGTGGGCGCTGAACGGCGCGGTGCGCGAGAGCCTGGAGTACGCGTACGCGCACCCGGACGCGTCCAAGGAGTACGTGCGGCAGCACGCGGCGGAACTGTCAGACGAGGTGATGCAGGCGCACATCGACCTGTACGTGAACCGCTTCAGCCTGGACGTGGACGAGGAAGGCGAGCGGGCCGTGCGGGAACTGCACCGGCGGGCCGTGGCGGTGGGCGCCGTGCCGGCGAGCGGCCTCCCCCTGTTCGTCAGCGCGCCCTGA
- a CDS encoding ABC transporter ATP-binding protein, with product MTTSATSAPPSIEVRELTKRYGPHTVLEGVNLTVRPGEVYALTGPNGSGKTTLIRTMTGLAFPTAGTITLLNRNVHTEGNRARAYLGAVVEAPAKFYPQFTGTQNLQIQANLAGMGPGGVKVTRDRIRDVLAQLELTRMADRKVAEFSLGQRQRLGVASAMLADPKVLILDEPTSGLDPVGIELIHRIVTGLATSGCAVILSTHHLREIATYAHTVGILSGGRLVDTVDLRARQAAYRFRVDDPNRAVTALQGLPFVQKAVARAPMVIASLGAEARVPEALSALQAAGVKVFEAAPDHFDLYEYYRDRVENA from the coding sequence GTGACGACCTCCGCCACCTCCGCCCCGCCATCCATCGAGGTCCGCGAGCTGACCAAAAGGTACGGTCCGCACACGGTCCTGGAGGGCGTGAACCTCACCGTCCGCCCGGGCGAGGTGTACGCCCTAACCGGCCCGAACGGCTCCGGGAAAACCACCCTGATCCGCACCATGACCGGCCTGGCCTTCCCCACCGCCGGCACCATCACCCTCCTGAACCGCAACGTGCACACCGAAGGCAACCGCGCCCGCGCGTACCTCGGCGCCGTGGTGGAAGCCCCCGCGAAGTTCTACCCGCAGTTCACCGGCACGCAGAACCTGCAGATCCAGGCGAACCTGGCCGGCATGGGCCCCGGCGGCGTGAAGGTCACCCGCGACCGCATCCGCGACGTGCTCGCGCAGCTGGAACTCACCCGCATGGCCGACCGCAAGGTCGCGGAATTCTCCCTCGGGCAGCGCCAGCGCCTGGGTGTGGCCAGCGCCATGCTCGCCGACCCGAAGGTCCTGATCCTCGACGAACCCACCAGCGGCCTCGACCCGGTCGGCATCGAACTCATCCACCGGATCGTCACCGGCCTCGCCACCAGCGGCTGCGCGGTGATCCTGAGCACGCACCACCTGCGCGAGATCGCCACGTACGCCCACACCGTCGGGATCCTGTCCGGCGGGCGGCTGGTGGACACCGTGGACCTGCGCGCCCGGCAGGCCGCGTACCGCTTCCGGGTGGACGACCCGAACCGCGCCGTCACGGCATTGCAGGGGCTGCCGTTCGTGCAGAAGGCCGTGGCGCGCGCGCCCATGGTGATCGCGTCCCTGGGCGCCGAGGCCCGCGTGCCCGAGGCCCTCTCGGCCCTGCAGGCGGCTGGCGTGAAGGTCTTCGAGGCCGCCCCCGACCACTTCGACCTGTACGAGTACTACCGCGACCGCGTGGAGAACGCCTGA
- a CDS encoding ABC transporter permease → MLTLLPLEFRKLLGFRSARLGLLVSLLLPIVWAVAPRLSAVMGVPMTSGWHLPAVSYGIAIQTLIPLFIAVTVAELIGSEVTQGTLAPLLLRPVDRVKIILAKLGAALTYPVLLILATLIGSLIAGIPFGYGNFTGGTGLGPGMFQGVGDLSSGAAFAQVLRATLLAMAMLLPVAALALLFGVLYLNTAAAALATVAFLSIMRLLVVFPESIQKVLLTNYLNLYTWYGQDPATRMGLGASLILLLIYTVGFAAMTVYAFDRRDV, encoded by the coding sequence ATGCTGACCCTGCTCCCCCTGGAATTCCGCAAGCTGCTCGGCTTCCGCAGCGCCCGCCTGGGCCTCCTCGTGTCCCTGCTGCTGCCCATCGTGTGGGCGGTCGCGCCGCGCCTGAGCGCCGTGATGGGCGTGCCCATGACCAGCGGCTGGCACCTCCCCGCCGTCAGTTACGGCATCGCCATCCAGACCCTGATTCCCCTGTTCATCGCCGTCACGGTCGCGGAACTGATCGGCTCGGAAGTCACGCAGGGCACCCTCGCGCCCCTGCTGCTGCGGCCCGTGGACCGCGTGAAGATCATCCTCGCGAAACTCGGCGCGGCCCTCACCTACCCCGTCCTGCTGATCCTCGCCACCCTCATCGGCTCCCTGATCGCCGGCATTCCCTTCGGGTACGGGAACTTCACCGGCGGCACCGGCCTGGGCCCCGGCATGTTCCAGGGCGTCGGGGACCTCAGCAGCGGCGCCGCGTTCGCGCAGGTGCTGCGCGCCACGCTGCTCGCCATGGCCATGCTGCTGCCCGTCGCGGCCCTCGCGCTGCTGTTCGGGGTGCTGTACCTCAACACCGCCGCCGCCGCGCTCGCCACCGTCGCGTTCCTGAGCATCATGCGCCTGCTGGTCGTGTTCCCGGAAAGCATCCAGAAGGTGCTGCTCACCAACTACCTGAACCTCTACACCTGGTACGGCCAGGACCCCGCCACCCGCATGGGCCTGGGCGCCAGCCTGATCCTGCTGCTGATCTACACCGTGGGGTTCGCCGCCATGACCGTGTACGCCTTCGACCGCCGCGACGTGTAA
- a CDS encoding GTP-binding protein, whose amino-acid sequence MSTINFAAREINCKIVYYGPGMSGKTTNLKHVFSKVPGHLRGEMVSLATEDERTLFFDFLPLDLGTVKGFKTRFHLYTVPGQVFYNASRKLILRGVDGIVFVADSSPDRLRANAESMRNLRENLAEHGIDVKDVPIVLQINKRDLPGALPTEMIRAVVDPKKELTIFESTAHNGVGVFETLKTVSRLVLEKLSKS is encoded by the coding sequence ATGAGCACCATCAACTTCGCAGCACGCGAAATCAACTGCAAGATCGTCTACTACGGTCCCGGCATGAGCGGCAAGACCACCAACCTCAAGCACGTCTTTTCCAAGGTTCCCGGTCACCTGCGCGGCGAGATGGTGTCCCTGGCGACCGAGGACGAACGCACCCTGTTCTTCGACTTCCTCCCGCTGGACCTGGGCACCGTGAAGGGCTTCAAGACCCGCTTCCACCTGTACACCGTGCCGGGGCAGGTGTTCTACAACGCCAGCCGCAAACTGATCCTGCGCGGCGTGGACGGCATCGTGTTCGTGGCCGACAGCAGCCCCGACCGCCTGCGCGCCAACGCCGAGAGCATGCGCAACCTGCGTGAGAACCTCGCCGAGCACGGCATCGACGTGAAGGACGTGCCGATCGTGCTGCAGATCAACAAGCGCGACCTGCCCGGCGCGCTGCCCACCGAGATGATCCGCGCCGTGGTGGACCCCAAGAAGGAACTCACCATCTTCGAATCCACCGCGCACAACGGCGTGGGCGTGTTCGAGACGCTCAAGACCGTCAGCCGGCTGGTGCTGGAGAAACTCAGCAAGTCCTGA
- a CDS encoding roadblock/LC7 domain-containing protein, whose protein sequence is MIEPSLALYGEAYDRVDQHIQELLDVTGVRYGLLVDRKGFVLSHKEALWAPRPPALDSVATLVASNAAATAALANMLGETTFSEQIHQGENGTLYVESVGSEALLTLIFDASVPLGKVKVYAKKTVAQVASILDELKDLPPVNLGDDFSQGATSLLDDLLG, encoded by the coding sequence ATGATCGAACCTTCACTGGCACTTTACGGCGAGGCCTACGACCGCGTGGATCAGCACATTCAGGAACTGCTGGATGTCACGGGCGTTCGTTACGGCCTGCTGGTCGACCGCAAAGGCTTCGTCCTCTCGCACAAGGAAGCCCTCTGGGCGCCGCGCCCCCCGGCCCTGGACAGCGTCGCCACGCTGGTCGCCAGCAACGCCGCCGCGACCGCCGCCCTGGCGAACATGCTGGGCGAGACGACCTTCAGTGAACAGATCCACCAGGGCGAGAACGGCACGCTGTACGTCGAGTCCGTCGGCAGCGAGGCCCTGCTCACCCTGATCTTCGACGCGTCCGTGCCGCTCGGCAAGGTGAAGGTGTACGCCAAGAAGACCGTCGCCCAGGTCGCCAGCATCCTGGACGAACTCAAGGACCTGCCCCCCGTGAACCTGGGTGACGACTTCAGCCAGGGCGCCACGTCCCTGCTCGACGACCTGCTCGGCTGA